The sequence ATCACCACCACCCCGTGTGTGGAACGCCATCGAACGTCGGTTAGATGAATCAGAAGACTCCCGAATCCTACCACTCTGGGGGGGCAGTTTACTATCATCAAAACCATTTACCTGGGGCCTTGGTGTTGCGGCTGCTGTGGCTGTACTTTTAGTTGGCTGGTGGCTGGCTGGTACCCAACCCGTGAACCAACCCGTTGCTCGGTCTCAACGGTCTATCCAGCAGGCACAACCGCAAACGGCTCCTGATCACCTGGCCAAATCACCAGTAAATAAGTCTACCGATCAACCAGCGAGAGCGCTTGCCTCCCTAGAAAAACGCTCGAATAATTCAGAAAGAGCAAGTAATCAGCAAGCAATTCAACAAAAGGCCCCATCCTTAACAAAATCGGCTGCGGATCAGCCGTTGGTGGCTCAGCATATCAATCGATCGAATCGGTCATACAATCCAGCTCCAGAGCAACGGTTTAGTTCCAGAGCTATTCCGAAGGGATCAGGCCGAATTAATAATGGTTTCATCCAACAATCGGGACAGGAGGCTGCTTCTGTGGCTTTTACGACGTCAGCTCCGGCAAATATCATGAGTGTCAGCGAGGCTGATCAGGCGCAGCGGCTAATGATCGAAAAACTCGCCCTGCGCCCCATGAAGTTGCGGTCGTTAGCGGGAATTCAACGGATCGTGTGGTTCCGGCCAGCCGAACTGCCACTAGAGCCAGAAGAAACCAAGTCAAAGCGTGAATCCCGGGAAGTGTGGGCTTCGGTTAGTATGATGCCGGGATCATTCAATCCATCGGTTGGGCTTCGTTCGACGCAAACAGCCGCTTTTTCAAATGCAGCCAAAAGCAGTCAGCCTACCATTAACAACCGGGCTAACTTCTCTGTAGCCTATCAGGCTGGTGCAGGTGTTCAACTATCGGACCGCTGGTCGCTAGAGTCGGGCATTGGTTATCTGTCCGGTCATTCAACCGTTGAAAGCCCGAGTCAATCCGGCGGATCGGCTATAAGTTTAGTAACAACTGCCACCGACCGGGCTTCGTCAGCAGGTAATCTCTATGCAAACGCGGTTCGAAATAGTGTCAGTAATGGAATGCTTAGCAGTGCATCGGTTAGTAATGTACCCAAAGCCAATTACGACAACCTGGCAGCTGCTAACGGTTTTCAGAATTATAGCAATCCATACCAGCAAGAGTTAGCCAACAATTTTGAATTCGTTCAGCTACCGATCCAGTTGGGTTACCAGTTACGCCCACACAAACGCCTGAGCATGGCATTACTGGGTGGTTTGTTAACCAATATTTTTATGCGCAACACGATTGGCGATGATCTTGTTATAACCGGGAAAGACGGCGTTTATCGACCGGTATCCTGGGCTGCATCCATGGGAGCCCGGTTCCGATACCGGCCATCAGGTCGCTGGTCGGCATCGCTGGCCGGTATGTATCAGCCCACGTTAGGAGAGGCTACCCGACCACAGTCACAGGTGCAGAGCTCTCCAACTTCGGCAGGAATGAGTTTTGGTCTTAATTATCATTTCTAAAGCATACGACTATGAAACTTCGCATCATCAACATAGTGCTCTTGGCGGTTCTCGGCGGTTGTACGAGCATTTCTCCGCAAACGGAGCAGGTAGCCGATGACCTGACGATTCGTACGGGAACATCATTCGGGATGTGTGTGGGCTATTGCGTATCTGATTATGATCTCAGTGGCACATCAGTCACACTAACGCGCAAAGAATCGAGCAGGGTACCGAAAAATCCAGCCAAAACCTGTCAGACTACAATTAGTCAGGCTGACTGGAATGCCCTGAAAGCGCTGGCAAATGTGGATAACTTCAATAAACAGCCCGAACGAATTGGGTGCCCCGACTGCGCTGATGGGGGAGCCGAGTACATAGAACTTCAGGTTGGCGATTCGAAACACCGGGTTACATTTGAGTATAACAGTACAATTCCGGGGTTTGAACCGCTTGTGGAGGCTTTAAGAGCCCAGCGAAATGCATTTAAAGAGTGTAACTAATAATCAAAGGCGGATTTTGCTTTACAACTGGCCACTGTAGGGCAAAAACGCATTCCTTAAACCAATCATTATGTGTTATGAAAACGACCCTTTTTTCAAGTTTGGCTACCGTTATAACTGGTGTTTTAGTAACGGCCGTTAGTTGCACGAACAGCGTTGTTTCTCCTTCGCCTGATGCACCAACTGGCGATCTGCGCGTATCAGCTCCTTTCGCCAATCAGACTACGCAGTTTGCTTTCGATCTGGCGAAACGGGTAAATACACAGGAAGGACAGACTAAAAACGTTTTTATCTCTCCACTAAGCCTTCATATCGCACTCGGCATGATTTTGAACGGTGCGAATGGGCAGACAGCCCAGGAGATTCAGAAAACCTTGAATCTGGATGCGCAGACATTGGCAGAAGCCAACAAAACGTATCAGAATTTAATGGAAAATCTGCCCATTGTCGATCCGAAAGTAACCGTTTCCCTAGCGAACTCCGTCTGGTATAGAAATACGTTTCAGGTAGCAACCTCTTTTCAGGATGTACTGAAACAGGAATTTAAGGCTGAAGTTTCGGCGCAGAATTTTGATGATCCGGGTACAGTTGGTAAAATCAATGCCTGGGCCAGCGAGAAAACGAATGGTCGAATTCCTAAAGTGATTGATCAGATTCAGCCTGATAACGTTATGTTTCTGCTGAATGCGCTTTATTTTAAAGGTGACTGGAAAACTCAGTTTAAGCCCGAACAGACTATCGATGCGCCTTTCAAGCTGGCGTCGGGTGGCGAAACAACAGTACGCATGATGCGGCTGAACAGCACAATACGTCAGGCTTTTCGACAATCGTATTCGGCGTTTGAACTGCCTTATGGCGATGATAAATACGCCATGACGGTTCTGCTACCTGCCGAATCCAGTACTGCGGATAATTTATTGCAAAATTTCAGCGGCTCAGATTGGACTCAGCTCCAGAAGGATATGGCGGCAGGCGTGCTGGATTTGGGACTACCAAAGTTTACGCTGACCTATGAAGTCAAATTAAACAGTGTTCTGAGTGGTATGGGAATGCCTACGGCCTTCACCGATCATGCTGATTTTACAAAAATGAACGCAAACGGTGGCTTAACGCTCAGCTTTGTGAAGCAGAATACGTTTGTTGCTGTTGATGAGAAAGGTACGGAAGCGGCTGCCGTTACAACAGGAGGCATTTCAACAACGTCAATGCCAATGCCAAAGCTCTGTGATCGACCATTTGTGTTTGTTATTCATGAAAAAACCTCAGGAACTGTGTTATTTGTTGGAAAAATTGCGGATCCAACAAAAACGAATTCATGAAAAACGGCTTGATCATCTCCCTGCTCATTCTTGTCATAACCATTGGATGTGGCAAACGGGAGACTGAAGTTGCTCCATTATTGGCAAATTTGGTTGGCACCTGGAAGCTGATCGAACCCGATTCTTCCTACGCCATCACGTTGCAGTTTGCTTATGATACGAGAAACCCGCCCATTGATATTACACCTTATTTAGCAAGCGGAAAATCATCGGTCAATGAGTATTCAGCACGCATGTTTGCCACCATTGATGGCACCATGCAGATCAATGAAGTGGTAAGTACGGAAAAGGCTGGTTCGCCCGCAGCGATGCAGTTCGAGCAGGACTACTTTGCTAACCTAAAGACGGTTGCTCGTTTCGAGTCACCAACCGAAACGCAGCTTCGTCTTTATCACGGAGGACCGAAGCCGGGTGTTTTAGTCTATAAAAAAGTCCTGACCCCATGAATCGCTTACGATTTGTCTTTTCTTCGCTTGTTGTCATAGCGCTGGTATTCAGTTGTTCGGAGCAACCCGTCTGTGGATGCGTGTTTCCAGAATCGCCATTAAAAGGCGACTGGAGCCTGACAAAAATAACGTATGGACTAACCCAGAAGACAGTCACACCAGCCGAAGCGGGTTATACCGAAACGATTTCGTTTGTTAATGGTAGCTATAAGCAGAGCAGAAATGGGATTCCTGTTCAAACCAGTTCTTATACGTATGCATTTCCGAATGGTGGCATTAGTGATGGCTTGATTTATTATCAGATCGATACAACACAGCAAGCTTTTCGGTTATCGGAAAACAAATTATTTCTGTCGGAACGCAGCCCAAAGGGCGTTGTCATTGCTGACGGAGCAACGTATGAATATAGTCGATAATCGGTGGCCAGTAGCCGATAATATCCATGATTTATAGCAATTTCTAACTGGCAAATCTTGACTAAGTATTGCTAACTTTTTGTGTAAGATCAATATTACCCGGCCGTAATCAGGACAGCCGGGTAATTTTATTTATCGAGTACACCAACGCTTTCAATACGTTGAGGGTCTTGCAATTAAAACCTCAACTCTTTAAGCCTATGAAAGCGAATCGTTTACTTTTCCTGTTCGTGCTGTCCATTTTTGCGTTAACAGGTTGCACGGACAAATGCGAAGAAACCCGCACATTTAAACGCTTTACACCCGTTACGCTTACCCTGCGCCAGGTTCGCGAGGGTGTTCGTGTCGAAGACGCCCGAACTTTACAGAACCCTGGCAAGATTTATACTAAAGACGGTTATTTGTTCATCAACGAGATTAAAGAAGGAATTCATCTCATTGATAACAGAAATCCTGCATCGCCAGAGCCGGTAGCATTCCTGCGCATTCCGGGGAATGGCGATATGGCTGTCCGAAACAATATCCTCTACGCCGATAGCTATATGGATCTGGTTGCCTTTGATATCAGCGATCCAACCCACCCCCAGGAGGTGAGTCGTGTAGAGTCTATTTTCTCCAGCGGACAGTTTGAGGGTGGTTCGTGGAGTGTCAATCCACAAACCGTTATGTTAAGCGACCAACGGGTCGACTACGTAACAGAAACTGTTAAAACCGATTGTGATGCCGTAGGGCAGTGGGCGAACAATTGTCCAAACTGTTTTGTCTTTGATGCGTTAAGTAGTGGATCAAAAAGTCCAGCAGCTCCAAATACCAACGGGACAGCCGGCTCGATGGCACGATTTGCTCTCTACGACAATTTTCTGTATACGGTAAGTCAATCTGATATGCAGTTGTTCAACATTCAGAACGCGGCTAAACCAACACCTCGTAGCCGCATTTCGATGGGCTGGGGCATAGAAACCATTTTCCCGTATAAGGATAAATTGTTTATCGGCTCCCAGACGGGCATGCATATTTATGATAATGCGAACCCGACCAATCCTGTCCATTTATCAACGTTTCAGCACGCAAGGGTATGCGACCCGGTTGTGGTTCACGATAACATTGCCTATGTGACCCTGCGTGATGGGACACAATGTGGTGGTTTTACCAATCAATTAGACGTTGTCGACATAACCAGTCTAACGAATCCACGTCTGCTTAAAAGTTATCCGATGCAGAATCCACATGGCCTGGGCATTGACTTTCCCAACCTTTTTATCTGCGAAGGAGTACACGGCTTAAAAACGTTCGATGCACAATCGGCTCTGGATATCAAACAACGGGAGCATCTGACCGGCATGAATGCCTACGACGTCATTCCTCTTGACAAAACACTGCTCATGATCGGTCGCGACGGACTCTACCAATTCGACTATACGAATCCGGCTCAGCTGCGGCAGATCAGCAAAATTGCGGTTAACCGGCCTTACTAAATCGCATTTTGCTACCATGAAAAAGATACTACTTATGCTGTTGGGGCTAGTGCCTACACTAGTCGCTGGGCAAACTGAGCGATTCAAGCCTGTTTTTACAAATATGACGGAGCTCGGTGCTTCTTTTGGGCAGGTTCGATATGGTATACAAGCTGCTGAATCGGTGTCGAAGCGCGTTAATCTCACCGCTCAGTCATTCAACGGCATTCAGTTACGGCCACGCTTA comes from Spirosoma aureum and encodes:
- a CDS encoding META domain-containing protein; translation: MKNGLIISLLILVITIGCGKRETEVAPLLANLVGTWKLIEPDSSYAITLQFAYDTRNPPIDITPYLASGKSSVNEYSARMFATIDGTMQINEVVSTEKAGSPAAMQFEQDYFANLKTVARFESPTETQLRLYHGGPKPGVLVYKKVLTP
- a CDS encoding LVIVD repeat-containing protein, with the protein product MKANRLLFLFVLSIFALTGCTDKCEETRTFKRFTPVTLTLRQVREGVRVEDARTLQNPGKIYTKDGYLFINEIKEGIHLIDNRNPASPEPVAFLRIPGNGDMAVRNNILYADSYMDLVAFDISDPTHPQEVSRVESIFSSGQFEGGSWSVNPQTVMLSDQRVDYVTETVKTDCDAVGQWANNCPNCFVFDALSSGSKSPAAPNTNGTAGSMARFALYDNFLYTVSQSDMQLFNIQNAAKPTPRSRISMGWGIETIFPYKDKLFIGSQTGMHIYDNANPTNPVHLSTFQHARVCDPVVVHDNIAYVTLRDGTQCGGFTNQLDVVDITSLTNPRLLKSYPMQNPHGLGIDFPNLFICEGVHGLKTFDAQSALDIKQREHLTGMNAYDVIPLDKTLLMIGRDGLYQFDYTNPAQLRQISKIAVNRPY
- a CDS encoding serpin family protein, whose protein sequence is MKTTLFSSLATVITGVLVTAVSCTNSVVSPSPDAPTGDLRVSAPFANQTTQFAFDLAKRVNTQEGQTKNVFISPLSLHIALGMILNGANGQTAQEIQKTLNLDAQTLAEANKTYQNLMENLPIVDPKVTVSLANSVWYRNTFQVATSFQDVLKQEFKAEVSAQNFDDPGTVGKINAWASEKTNGRIPKVIDQIQPDNVMFLLNALYFKGDWKTQFKPEQTIDAPFKLASGGETTVRMMRLNSTIRQAFRQSYSAFELPYGDDKYAMTVLLPAESSTADNLLQNFSGSDWTQLQKDMAAGVLDLGLPKFTLTYEVKLNSVLSGMGMPTAFTDHADFTKMNANGGLTLSFVKQNTFVAVDEKGTEAAAVTTGGISTTSMPMPKLCDRPFVFVIHEKTSGTVLFVGKIADPTKTNS